Proteins encoded together in one Chaetodon auriga isolate fChaAug3 chromosome 20, fChaAug3.hap1, whole genome shotgun sequence window:
- the arl4d gene encoding ADP-ribosylation factor-like protein 4D isoform X2: protein MQRLYSVQRQLFDGHQDVNNNRISAAAAVLIDSRQSEYSEYISSIHCIEINLLQEKPLSRCELLAAVMGNQLTDMAPNTPSFLPSFQSLHVVVIGLDSAGKTSLLYRLKLKEFVKTIPTKGFNTEKIKVAVGPSRTINFQVWDVGGQEKLRPLWKSYTRRTDGMVFVVDSTELERMEEAKVELHKITRTSENQGVPVLILANKQDLDSALSVSEVEKLLSVHELSMYTLHHVQSCSAVDGQGLQPGLEKLYEMILKRKKMVKHNRNRKR, encoded by the exons ATGCAACGACTGTATTCCGTCCAAAGGCAGCTGTTTGATGGGCATCAGGATGTCAACAACAACCGGAttagtgctgctgcagcagtccTCATAGACAGTAGGCAGAGTGAATACAGTGAATACATATCATCCATCCACTGCATCGAAATCAATCTGCTCCAAGAAAAGCCTCTCAG TAGGTGTGAATTGCTGGCTGCAGTCATGGGGAACCAGCTGACCGATATGGCTCCCAACACGCCGTCCTTCCTGCCAAGCTTCCAGTCTCTGCACGTGGTGGTTATCGGGCTCGACTCGGCCGGCAAAACCTCGCTGCTCTACAGGCTCAAACTGAAGGAGTTTGTGAAAACGATTCCCACCAAGGGCTTCAACACGGAGAAGATCAAGGTGGCCGTGGGGCCGTCGCGGACCATAAACTTCCAGGTGTGGGACGTGGGCGGTCAGGAGAAGCTGCGCCCGCTGTGGAAGTCTTACACCCGGCGGACAGACGGGATGGTGTTTGTGGTGGACTCCACTGAACTcgagaggatggaggaggccAAAGTGGAGCTCCACAAGATCACCCGCACCTCGGAGAACCAGGGGGTCCCCGTGCTCATCCTGGCCAACAAACAGGACCTGGATTCAGCCTTGTCCGTCAGTGAGGTGGAGAAGCTGCTTTCCGTCCACGAACTGAGCATGTACACGCTGCATCACGTGCAGAGCTGCAGCGCGGTGGACGGTCAGGGACTCCAGCCGGGCCTGGAGAAACTTTATGAGATGAtcctgaagaggaagaagatggtgAAGCACAACAGGAACAGAAAGAGATGA
- the arl4d gene encoding ADP-ribosylation factor-like protein 4D isoform X1, producing MGNQLTDMAPNTPSFLPSFQSLHVVVIGLDSAGKTSLLYRLKLKEFVKTIPTKGFNTEKIKVAVGPSRTINFQVWDVGGQEKLRPLWKSYTRRTDGMVFVVDSTELERMEEAKVELHKITRTSENQGVPVLILANKQDLDSALSVSEVEKLLSVHELSMYTLHHVQSCSAVDGQGLQPGLEKLYEMILKRKKMVKHNRNRKR from the coding sequence ATGGGGAACCAGCTGACCGATATGGCTCCCAACACGCCGTCCTTCCTGCCAAGCTTCCAGTCTCTGCACGTGGTGGTTATCGGGCTCGACTCGGCCGGCAAAACCTCGCTGCTCTACAGGCTCAAACTGAAGGAGTTTGTGAAAACGATTCCCACCAAGGGCTTCAACACGGAGAAGATCAAGGTGGCCGTGGGGCCGTCGCGGACCATAAACTTCCAGGTGTGGGACGTGGGCGGTCAGGAGAAGCTGCGCCCGCTGTGGAAGTCTTACACCCGGCGGACAGACGGGATGGTGTTTGTGGTGGACTCCACTGAACTcgagaggatggaggaggccAAAGTGGAGCTCCACAAGATCACCCGCACCTCGGAGAACCAGGGGGTCCCCGTGCTCATCCTGGCCAACAAACAGGACCTGGATTCAGCCTTGTCCGTCAGTGAGGTGGAGAAGCTGCTTTCCGTCCACGAACTGAGCATGTACACGCTGCATCACGTGCAGAGCTGCAGCGCGGTGGACGGTCAGGGACTCCAGCCGGGCCTGGAGAAACTTTATGAGATGAtcctgaagaggaagaagatggtgAAGCACAACAGGAACAGAAAGAGATGA
- the tmem106a gene encoding transmembrane protein 106A, whose translation MVTPAKNSKTSEEPELTDETEKVKTLRRFPSYGAMNGNSTGDTCPTCRGIGRIPRGQENQLVAVIPCNDVRLKPRRTKLYVCVSMAVCLLLCCLILFFLFPRSVTLTPVSVLSVMVYFTPDAVEMEVTNLINISNDNFVPVQIAAFNVQGLVSDAIVGKTKISNMTTLQSRSKKSYTIKISLPITDKGLNSYCKSSTIKIHTLFLELQMTMNISYLSHTEQLSVDTFEYIDCGTNSTIPHPVR comes from the exons atGGTTACACCGGCGAAAAACAGCAAAACCTCAGAGGAACCTGAGCTGACAGATGAGACGGAGAAGGTGAAAACACTGAGGCGCTTCCCTTCATATGGAGCCATGAATGGAAACTCAACAGGAGACACCTGCCCGACATGTCGTGGCATCGGGCGAATTCCCAGAG GCCAGGAAAACCAGCTCGTTGCTGTAATCCCATGTAATGATGTAAGGCTGAAACCCAGACGCAC gaagctgtatgtgtgtgtctccatggctgtgtgtctcctcctttgctgtctgatcctcttcttcctcttcccccGGAGTGTCACCCTGACgcctgtgtctgtgctgtcagtcatGGTCTACTTCACCCCAGATGCAGTTGAAATGGAGGTCACA AATCTCATCAACATCAGCAATGACAACTTTGTCCCAGTTCAGATTGCCGCGTTTAACGTCCAGGGTCTGGTCTCTGATGCCATTGTGGGCAAGACCAAGATATCTAATATGACCACCCTCCAGTCCCGCTCAAAAAAATCG TATACCATTAAAATTTCCCTGCCCATCACTGATAAAGGCTTAAA ctcttaCTGCAAGTCGAGCACTATCAAGATTCACACGTTGTTTCTGGAGCTGCA AATGACCATGAATATTTCCTATCTCTCTCACACGGAGCAGCTGTCTGTGGACACCTTTGAATATATTGACTGTGGCACCAATTCAACAATCCCACATCCTGTGAGATGA
- the nbr1a gene encoding NBR1 autophagy cargo receptor a isoform X1: MGLPVTIKVNFRGNVKRFLAQDLDKLEWESVEAWIKASFGINHFQVKYFDEDNEEICINSQDEYEEAIKSAEKQGNQLHMNVYKMKGQACGGPLKTEVKELKGDLRPAPPYPSRVKTVDKGTQVTPEREAVTVKDTKGNKPEDEPPPMWFRSYMEKFKDEVVKEVVERMCSDFSGQCCTHKSPDGHHEAGGASGGPIGPRPGPSTSNGSLGYTPNCSSCNKLTSEGAYKCSVCPSCILCEMCRHSHDPSHNLVRTKTPLSIPEHGMSGELRFPRRGDRTVRKAERQRLKAERRQLRAEVKEIKKKLRLEKRGLQWSGPSTSGRANLTNMTSASTQVPALPPPAASETASGPAPAQGPIPAPVPDPQASSPEGPGVSHTSLVPTMAALFLDENLPDGTRLEPGTKFIKYWKMRNSGTISWTSETKLVFMWGNLGLASEEKREVPVPLLLPGQVGVVSVAFVAPVMEGTYTSHWRLAHCGCQFGPRVWCSIVVEHGDGRNALGHQSKRLKEEVRPAEKEKEVRSKDSGPGLSVDLNHEDYYFPSVDLLTAQDLLSFELLDINIVQELEKVPNNTPVDLTPCISPLPHDAPVLEKAVTSQLKEDTEVTGVRKLFGVKLRHQKELLEPVSQEEDREEEISGAQFLCETVIRSLTLEEAPDHRPLRRAPHSSHKPQVVSRGPSFCFERAAEAERTETLQEGNEEICAVRLESSALPSGTGLNQITQEDETKPVLLLEPANENLHISSHHDNEDEEVVGLDDVQNMKDTQEEKEEGGTRGEDWEEVSSQTSSVSSCDDYIIVLPDCFDTSRPLGESMYSSAMSQPDTSDADAAATSADPGGLQEREEDSESGSAAPLRDRQEERTEVVDTEEPSVNTWPPPVPPTHSSVTQMLCASQTLDAVTLTPEVVAPPVLPDPLLPPPALYSPRSEALYLAEDPSPPACDPYEPHQPRVHLNVSSGLSRSAGSASSAFETYNPRPSNALQPRGQGGITEGLVKGALSVAASAYKALFTGPNCSIQRGIDPATRQDPSMMAMLLEMGFRDQRLNQRLLRKHGYSLLHTVNELVQMAEDSQNKAVNTQH; encoded by the exons ATGGGGCTGCCTGTTACTATCAAAGTCAATTTCCGGGGGAATGTGAAGAGATTTCTGGCCCAGGATTTGGATAAATTGGAGTGGGAATCCGTTGAAGCCTGG ATCAAAGCATCTTTCGGGATCAACCACTTTCAAGTCAAATACTTTGATGAGGACAACGAAGAG ATTTGCATAAACAGTCAAG atgAATATGAGGAAGCCATCAAG AGTGCCGAGAAGCAGGGGAACCAGTTGCACATGAACGTGTACAAGATGAAAGGGCAGGCCTGCGGGGGCCCGCTGAAGACGGAGGTGAAGGAGCTGAAAGGAGACCTCCGGCCTGCTCCTCCTTATCCGTCGAGGGTCAAAACAGTGGATAAAGGCACACAGGTCACCCCGGAGAGAGAAGCT GTGACAGTAAAGGACACCAAGGGGAACAAACCAGAAGACGAGCCGCCTCCCATGTGGTTCAGATCGTACATGGAGAAA TTCAAAGATGAGGTGGTGAAAGAGGTAGTGGAGAGGATGTGCAGTGACTTTTCTGGCCAATGTTGCACCCACAAATCACCTGATGGTCACCATGAGGCCGGCGGGGCGAGTGGTGGTCCTATAGGGCCCAGACCAGGCCCCTCCACCTCGAACGGATCTCTTGGCTACAccccaaactgcagcagctgcaacaaGCTCACCTCTGAAGGGGCCTACAAGTGCAG CGTGTGCCCGTCCTGCATCTTGTGTGAGATGTGCAGACATAGCCATGACCCCAGCCACAACCTCGTGAGAACCAAGacccctctctccatccctgaGCACGGAATGTCGGGAGAGTTGAG GTTCCCAAGGCGAGGAGACAGGACAGTGCGCAAGGCCGAGCGACAGCGCCTCAAAGCTGAAAGGAGGCAGTTAAGAGCTGAAGTGAAGGAAATCAAGAAGAAACTGAGACTGGAGAAGAGGGGGCTGCAGTGGAGTGGGCCCTCTACCTCAGGCAGAGCCAACCTGACTAACATGACCTCCGCGTCAACCCAGGTCCCAGCCCTGCCCCCCCCTGCTGCCTCAGAAACAGCCTCAGGTCCAGCCCCAGCCCAAGGTCCCATCCCTGCCCCGGTCCCTGATCCCCAGGCCTCCAGTCCAGA GGGTCCCGGGGTCTCGCACACGTCCTTGGTGCCCACTATGGCTGCCTTGTTTCTGGATGAAAATCTGCCGGACGGCACCCGTCTGGAGCCTGGTACCAAGTTCATCAAATACTGGAAGATGAGGAACTCGGGCACTATCAGCTGGACCTCAGAGACTAAG CTAGTGTTCATGTGGGGGAACCTCGGCCTGGcgtcagaggagaagagggaggtgCCGGTCCCCTTGCTGCTGCCCGGACAAGTGGGAGTGGTCAGTGTGGCCTTTGTGGCTCCTGTGATGGAGGGGACGTACACCTCCCACTGGCGGCTGGCGCACTGCGGGTGTCAGTTTGGCCCGCGTGTCTGGTGCAGCATCGTGGTCGAACACGGCGACGGCCGCAACGCGCTCGGGCATCAGAGCAAACGACTG aaggaggaggtgaggccagcggagaaggagaaggaggtaAGGTCCAAGGACAGCGGCCCTGGCCTGTCTGTAGACCTGAACCATGAAGACTACTACTTCCCCTCAGTTGACCTGCTGACTGCACAG GATCTACTGTCATTTGAGTTGCTGGATATAAATATTGTGCAAGAGTTGGAGAAGGTTCCTAACAACACCCCTGTGG ATTTGACACCCTGCATATCCCCCCTGCCCCATGATGCACCTGTGCTGGAGAAGGCGGTCACTTCACAGCTAAAAGAAGACACAGAGGTCACAGGGGTCAGGAAACTTTTTG GAGTGAAACTGAGGCATcagaaggagctgctggagcctgTGAGCcaagaggaggacagggaggaggagatcaGCGGAGCCCAGTTCCTCTGCGAGACCGTCATCCGCTCCCTCACCCTGGAGGAAGCCCCCGATCACAGACCACTACGCAGAGCCCCGCACAGCAGCCACAAACCACAGG TCGTTTCCCGGGGCCCCAGCTTTTGCTTCGAGCgagctgcagaggctgagaggactgaGACCCTGCaagaaggaaatgaggagaTCTGTGCCGTCAGGCTTGAGAGTTCAGCTCTGCCGTCCGGCACAGGTCTCAACCAGATCACCCAGGAGGACGAGACAAAGCCAG TTCTTCTGCTGGAACCAGCGAATGAAAACCTGCATATCAGCTCACATCATGATAACGAGGATGAAGAGGTCGTGGGCTTAGATGACGTGCAAAACATGAAGGATACtcaagaagagaaagaggagggtgGGACCAGAGGAGAAGACTGGGAGGAG GTCAGCAGCCAGACctcctcagtctcctcctgcGACGATTACATCATTGTCCTCCCAGACTGCTTCGACACCAGCCGGCCTCTGGGCGAGTCCATGTACAGCTCCGCCATGTCGCAGCCCGACACttctgatgctgatgctgctgcgaCCTCAGCCGATCCAGGCGGactgcaggagagggaggaggactcTGAGTCAGGCAGTGCGGCGCCGCTGAGGGACAGGCAGGAGGAGCGGACGGAGGTGGTCGACACTGAGGAGCCATCCGTGAACACGTGGCCTCCACCTGTCCCTCCCACCCACAGCAGTGTGACCCAGATGCTGTGCGCCTCCCAAACCCTGGACGCCGTGACGCTCACCCCTGAAGTGGTGGCACCGCCGGTGCTGCCTGACCCCCTGCTGCCCCCACCGGCCCTCTACTCACCCAG GTCTGAGGCACTGTACCTGGCTGAGGACCCCAGTCCTCCAGCCTGTGATCCGTATGAGCCACACCAACCGAGGGTCCATCTAAATG TATCATCTGGTTTGTCAAGATCAGCAGGCTCAGCATCCAGTGCCTTTGAGACGTATAACCCCAGACCCAGCAACGCTTTGCAGCCAAG GGGCCAAGGAGGCATCACAGAGGGGCTTGTCAAAGGGGCCCTTTCTGTGGCAGCGTCCGCTTATAAAGCTCTCTTCACTGGACCAAACTGTTCAATACAG CGAGGCATCGACCCCGCCACCAGGCAGGACCCTTCCATGATGGCGATGCTGCTGGAAATGGGCTTCAGAGACCAGCGGCTCAACCAGCGGCTGCTGAGGAAGCACGGCTACAGCCTGCTGCACACCGTCAATGAGCTGGTGCAGATGGCCGAGGACAGCCAGAACAAAGCTGTCAACACTCAGCACTGA
- the nbr1a gene encoding NBR1 autophagy cargo receptor a isoform X2, translating to MGLPVTIKVNFRGNVKRFLAQDLDKLEWESVEAWIKASFGINHFQVKYFDEDNEEVREYEYEEAIKSAEKQGNQLHMNVYKMKGQACGGPLKTEVKELKGDLRPAPPYPSRVKTVDKGTQVTPEREAVTVKDTKGNKPEDEPPPMWFRSYMEKFKDEVVKEVVERMCSDFSGQCCTHKSPDGHHEAGGASGGPIGPRPGPSTSNGSLGYTPNCSSCNKLTSEGAYKCSVCPSCILCEMCRHSHDPSHNLVRTKTPLSIPEHGMSGELRFPRRGDRTVRKAERQRLKAERRQLRAEVKEIKKKLRLEKRGLQWSGPSTSGRANLTNMTSASTQVPALPPPAASETASGPAPAQGPIPAPVPDPQASSPEGPGVSHTSLVPTMAALFLDENLPDGTRLEPGTKFIKYWKMRNSGTISWTSETKLVFMWGNLGLASEEKREVPVPLLLPGQVGVVSVAFVAPVMEGTYTSHWRLAHCGCQFGPRVWCSIVVEHGDGRNALGHQSKRLKEEVRPAEKEKEVRSKDSGPGLSVDLNHEDYYFPSVDLLTAQDLLSFELLDINIVQELEKVPNNTPVDLTPCISPLPHDAPVLEKAVTSQLKEDTEVTGVRKLFGVKLRHQKELLEPVSQEEDREEEISGAQFLCETVIRSLTLEEAPDHRPLRRAPHSSHKPQVVSRGPSFCFERAAEAERTETLQEGNEEICAVRLESSALPSGTGLNQITQEDETKPVLLLEPANENLHISSHHDNEDEEVVGLDDVQNMKDTQEEKEEGGTRGEDWEEVSSQTSSVSSCDDYIIVLPDCFDTSRPLGESMYSSAMSQPDTSDADAAATSADPGGLQEREEDSESGSAAPLRDRQEERTEVVDTEEPSVNTWPPPVPPTHSSVTQMLCASQTLDAVTLTPEVVAPPVLPDPLLPPPALYSPRSEALYLAEDPSPPACDPYEPHQPRVHLNVSSGLSRSAGSASSAFETYNPRPSNALQPRGQGGITEGLVKGALSVAASAYKALFTGPNCSIQRGIDPATRQDPSMMAMLLEMGFRDQRLNQRLLRKHGYSLLHTVNELVQMAEDSQNKAVNTQH from the exons ATGGGGCTGCCTGTTACTATCAAAGTCAATTTCCGGGGGAATGTGAAGAGATTTCTGGCCCAGGATTTGGATAAATTGGAGTGGGAATCCGTTGAAGCCTGG ATCAAAGCATCTTTCGGGATCAACCACTTTCAAGTCAAATACTTTGATGAGGACAACGAAGAGGTAAgagagt atgAATATGAGGAAGCCATCAAG AGTGCCGAGAAGCAGGGGAACCAGTTGCACATGAACGTGTACAAGATGAAAGGGCAGGCCTGCGGGGGCCCGCTGAAGACGGAGGTGAAGGAGCTGAAAGGAGACCTCCGGCCTGCTCCTCCTTATCCGTCGAGGGTCAAAACAGTGGATAAAGGCACACAGGTCACCCCGGAGAGAGAAGCT GTGACAGTAAAGGACACCAAGGGGAACAAACCAGAAGACGAGCCGCCTCCCATGTGGTTCAGATCGTACATGGAGAAA TTCAAAGATGAGGTGGTGAAAGAGGTAGTGGAGAGGATGTGCAGTGACTTTTCTGGCCAATGTTGCACCCACAAATCACCTGATGGTCACCATGAGGCCGGCGGGGCGAGTGGTGGTCCTATAGGGCCCAGACCAGGCCCCTCCACCTCGAACGGATCTCTTGGCTACAccccaaactgcagcagctgcaacaaGCTCACCTCTGAAGGGGCCTACAAGTGCAG CGTGTGCCCGTCCTGCATCTTGTGTGAGATGTGCAGACATAGCCATGACCCCAGCCACAACCTCGTGAGAACCAAGacccctctctccatccctgaGCACGGAATGTCGGGAGAGTTGAG GTTCCCAAGGCGAGGAGACAGGACAGTGCGCAAGGCCGAGCGACAGCGCCTCAAAGCTGAAAGGAGGCAGTTAAGAGCTGAAGTGAAGGAAATCAAGAAGAAACTGAGACTGGAGAAGAGGGGGCTGCAGTGGAGTGGGCCCTCTACCTCAGGCAGAGCCAACCTGACTAACATGACCTCCGCGTCAACCCAGGTCCCAGCCCTGCCCCCCCCTGCTGCCTCAGAAACAGCCTCAGGTCCAGCCCCAGCCCAAGGTCCCATCCCTGCCCCGGTCCCTGATCCCCAGGCCTCCAGTCCAGA GGGTCCCGGGGTCTCGCACACGTCCTTGGTGCCCACTATGGCTGCCTTGTTTCTGGATGAAAATCTGCCGGACGGCACCCGTCTGGAGCCTGGTACCAAGTTCATCAAATACTGGAAGATGAGGAACTCGGGCACTATCAGCTGGACCTCAGAGACTAAG CTAGTGTTCATGTGGGGGAACCTCGGCCTGGcgtcagaggagaagagggaggtgCCGGTCCCCTTGCTGCTGCCCGGACAAGTGGGAGTGGTCAGTGTGGCCTTTGTGGCTCCTGTGATGGAGGGGACGTACACCTCCCACTGGCGGCTGGCGCACTGCGGGTGTCAGTTTGGCCCGCGTGTCTGGTGCAGCATCGTGGTCGAACACGGCGACGGCCGCAACGCGCTCGGGCATCAGAGCAAACGACTG aaggaggaggtgaggccagcggagaaggagaaggaggtaAGGTCCAAGGACAGCGGCCCTGGCCTGTCTGTAGACCTGAACCATGAAGACTACTACTTCCCCTCAGTTGACCTGCTGACTGCACAG GATCTACTGTCATTTGAGTTGCTGGATATAAATATTGTGCAAGAGTTGGAGAAGGTTCCTAACAACACCCCTGTGG ATTTGACACCCTGCATATCCCCCCTGCCCCATGATGCACCTGTGCTGGAGAAGGCGGTCACTTCACAGCTAAAAGAAGACACAGAGGTCACAGGGGTCAGGAAACTTTTTG GAGTGAAACTGAGGCATcagaaggagctgctggagcctgTGAGCcaagaggaggacagggaggaggagatcaGCGGAGCCCAGTTCCTCTGCGAGACCGTCATCCGCTCCCTCACCCTGGAGGAAGCCCCCGATCACAGACCACTACGCAGAGCCCCGCACAGCAGCCACAAACCACAGG TCGTTTCCCGGGGCCCCAGCTTTTGCTTCGAGCgagctgcagaggctgagaggactgaGACCCTGCaagaaggaaatgaggagaTCTGTGCCGTCAGGCTTGAGAGTTCAGCTCTGCCGTCCGGCACAGGTCTCAACCAGATCACCCAGGAGGACGAGACAAAGCCAG TTCTTCTGCTGGAACCAGCGAATGAAAACCTGCATATCAGCTCACATCATGATAACGAGGATGAAGAGGTCGTGGGCTTAGATGACGTGCAAAACATGAAGGATACtcaagaagagaaagaggagggtgGGACCAGAGGAGAAGACTGGGAGGAG GTCAGCAGCCAGACctcctcagtctcctcctgcGACGATTACATCATTGTCCTCCCAGACTGCTTCGACACCAGCCGGCCTCTGGGCGAGTCCATGTACAGCTCCGCCATGTCGCAGCCCGACACttctgatgctgatgctgctgcgaCCTCAGCCGATCCAGGCGGactgcaggagagggaggaggactcTGAGTCAGGCAGTGCGGCGCCGCTGAGGGACAGGCAGGAGGAGCGGACGGAGGTGGTCGACACTGAGGAGCCATCCGTGAACACGTGGCCTCCACCTGTCCCTCCCACCCACAGCAGTGTGACCCAGATGCTGTGCGCCTCCCAAACCCTGGACGCCGTGACGCTCACCCCTGAAGTGGTGGCACCGCCGGTGCTGCCTGACCCCCTGCTGCCCCCACCGGCCCTCTACTCACCCAG GTCTGAGGCACTGTACCTGGCTGAGGACCCCAGTCCTCCAGCCTGTGATCCGTATGAGCCACACCAACCGAGGGTCCATCTAAATG TATCATCTGGTTTGTCAAGATCAGCAGGCTCAGCATCCAGTGCCTTTGAGACGTATAACCCCAGACCCAGCAACGCTTTGCAGCCAAG GGGCCAAGGAGGCATCACAGAGGGGCTTGTCAAAGGGGCCCTTTCTGTGGCAGCGTCCGCTTATAAAGCTCTCTTCACTGGACCAAACTGTTCAATACAG CGAGGCATCGACCCCGCCACCAGGCAGGACCCTTCCATGATGGCGATGCTGCTGGAAATGGGCTTCAGAGACCAGCGGCTCAACCAGCGGCTGCTGAGGAAGCACGGCTACAGCCTGCTGCACACCGTCAATGAGCTGGTGCAGATGGCCGAGGACAGCCAGAACAAAGCTGTCAACACTCAGCACTGA
- the psme3 gene encoding proteasome activator complex subunit 3, giving the protein MSSLLKVDNEIKTKVDAFRERITSEAEDLVANFFPKKLLELDHFLKDPIINITELKEIHSEINLTVPDPILLSNLHDGLEAQNAKKRKLEDGAGEDMVTGTKVFVMPGGMMKSNGNLVDLIEKVKPEIRTLIEKCNTVKMWVQLLIPRIEDGNNFGVSIQEETVAELRTVEGEAASYLDQISRYYITRAKLVSKIAKYPHVEDYRRTVTEIDEKEYISLKIIVSELRNQYVTLHDMILKNIEKIKRPRSSNSDALY; this is encoded by the exons ATGTCTTCACTCCTCAAGGTGGACAATGAAATTAAAACCAAG GTTGATGCTTTCAGGGAACGTATCACTTCAGAA GCAGAAGATCTAGTTGCGAATTTTTTCCCAAAGAAGTTACTGGAACTTGATCACTTCCTTAAG gatCCAATTATAAACATCACTGAACTGAAGGAGATCCACTCTGAGATAAACCTGACGGTGCCAGACCCCATCCTGCTCTCAAACCTGCATGACGGACTAGAAGCG caaAATGCCAAAAAGAGAAAGCTTGAGGACGGAGCAGGAGAGGACATGG TGACTGGCACCAAGGTCTTCGTCATGCCTGGTGGGATGATGAAGAGCAACGGAAACCTTGTTGATCTTATTGAAAAGGTCAAGCCAGAGATCAGGACACTCATAGAGAAATGTAACACA gTCAAAATGTGGGTTCAGCTTCTTATCCCCAGGATAGAGGATGGCAACAACTTCGGAGTGTCCATCCAGGAGGAGACGGTAGCTGAACTCAGGACAGTCGAAGGGGAGGCAGCCTCTTACCTCGACCAGATATCAAG ATACTACATCACACGGGCAAAGCTGGTTTCTAAAATAGCAAAATATCCACATGTG GAGGACTATCGGCGCACAGTAACCGAGATTGATGAGAAGGAATACATCAGTCTGAAGATCATAGTTTCGGAGCTGCGGAATCAATAC GTAACGTTACACGACATGATCCTGAAGAACATTGAGAAGATCAAGAGGCCTCGAAGCAGTAACAGCGACGCGTTGTACTGA